The proteins below are encoded in one region of Plasmodium relictum strain SGS1 genome assembly, chromosome: 5:
- a CDS encoding nucleolar preribosomal assembly protein, putative: protein MNEGIEMDETAYDMFFSPITPWPCLSFDFILPNSSYDSSKKLKKETNNEIDNSILNYPIDICCVGGSQANKSELNNIYVIKWSNLNKLKNCDTENSNDDSESDEENDEILNEQNDMEKKKKVKNDSLDEKSSVICKSLKHEYGCINKIKVCKKINSLVAAWCEDSNVYIYEISDEIKNLDDRAYNEEVQKKPLHVFQKHSNEGFSLDWNNVHAAKLLTGDNDGNLYLWLPDNSDKWNYEYWDFKKYADSKINKKFSIEDIQWCKKGNGLGDVFSICSSDRSIRILDVRNLNNSNNTNINIENAHANDVNVISWNENSEFLLASGGDDNLIKIWDIRNTKNSVAELNFHKQPITSVCWDSKDTYVLLASSLDDSISIWDLSVESEALEYSLSKYPDQLLFEHLNQNFITEAKFHPNFPGVVVSTSNDNFNIFKPCNI from the coding sequence ATGAATGAGGGTATAGAAATGGATGAAACTGCTTATGACATGTTTTTCAGTCCAATCACACCATGGCCATGTTTATCTTTTGATTTCATACTGCCAAACTCATCTTATGATTCctctaaaaaattaaaaaaagaaacaaacaATGAAATAGATAAcagtattttaaattatcctATTGATATTTGTTGTGTTGGAGGGTCCCAAGCAAATAAAagtgaattaaataatatttacgTAATTAAATGgtcaaatttaaataaactaaaaaattGTGATACGGAAAATTCCAATGATGATAGTGAAAGTGATGAAGAGAATgatgaaattttaaatgaacaaaatgatatggagaaaaaaaaaaaagtgaaaaatgATTCCCTTGATGAAAAAAGTAGCGTTATTTGTAAATCTTTAAAACATGAATATggatgtataaataaaataaaagtatgtaAAAAGATTAATTCCCTAGTTGCAGCATGGTGTGAAGATAGCAATGTATACATATATGAAATTTctgatgaaataaaaaacttAGATGATCGTGCCTATAATGAAGAAGTTCAAAAAAAACCATTACATGTATTTCAAAAGCATTCTAATGAAGGTTTTAGCTTAGATTGGAATAATGTTCATGCAGCAAAATTATTAACTGGGGATAATGATGggaatttatatttatggcTACCTGATAATTCAGATAAATGGAATTATGAATACTgggattttaaaaaatatgctgatagtaaaataaataaaaaatttagtatAGAAGATATACAATGGTGTAAAAAAGGGAATGGTTTAGGAGATGTATTTAGTATTTGTTCATCAGATAGAAGCATTCGAATATTAGATGTaagaaatttaaataatagcaataatacaaatataaatatagaaaatgcACACGCTAATGATGTCAATGTAATATCATGGAATGAAAATTCAGAATTTTTATTGGCATCAGGAGGAGATGATaacttaataaaaatatgggATATTCGAAATACTAAAAATTCTGTAGCtgaattaaattttcataagCAACCAATAACTTCAGTTTGTTGGGATTCTAAAGATACTTATGTCTTATTAGCATCAAGCTTAGATGACTCCATATCTATTTGGGATTTATCTGTAGAATCAGAGGCTTTAGAATATTCTCTTTCTAAATATCCTGATCAATTACTATTTGAGCatttaaatcaaaattttattactgAAGCAAAATTTCATCCAAACTTTCCCGGAGTTGTGGTTTCTACTTctaatgataattttaatatttttaagccttgtaatatttaa
- the VPS2 gene encoding vacuolar protein sorting-associated protein 2, putative — translation MGIFSSKNLEECLREEKRNLNRSIRELEREIFKLENEKKQIEKNIKIYAKKNDITLVRTLAKDLVKIKQTVSKYSKIKSHLFSMKIKLQSVKSSEQLSKSVKDINKLIKRVNSYLKLKDINTSINEFQKQNNEVSLKEDMLDDLFDTLNYDIDMIEEEDEIVAKVLDELGIQINSKLVEIPAVNTVQNEKNEDINISNLEERINNLKKT, via the coding sequence atggGAATATTTTCATCTAAAAATTTAGAAGAATGCCTACgggaagaaaaaagaaacttGAACAGATCTATAAGGGAATTAgaaagagaaatatttaaattagaaaatgaaaaaaaacaaattgaaaaaaatattaaaatatatgctaaaaaaaatgatattactTTAGTTCGTACATTAGCAAAAGATTTAGTTAAAATCAAACAAACTGTTTCAAAATATAGTAAAATTAAATCTCATTTATTCtcaatgaaaataaaattacaaagTGTAAAATCTTCTGAACAATTAAGTAAAAGTGTAAAAGatataaacaaattaattaaaagagtTAATAGTTATCTTAAATTGAAGGATATTAATACATCTATAAATGAATttcaaaaacaaaataatgaaGTATCACTAAAAGAAGACATGCTTGATGATTTATTTGATACATTAAATTATGATATTGATATGATagaagaagaagatgaaATTGTTGCGAAAGTTTTAGATGAATTAGGAATACAAATAAATTCTAAGTTAGTGGAAATTCCAGCGGTTAATACAGttcaaaatgaaaaaaatgaagatataaatatttcCAATTTAGAAGaaagaattaataatttaaaaaaaacataa
- a CDS encoding phosphopantothenoylcysteine decarboxylase, putative translates to MKILIGISGSIAAIKISEIIEKLQEHCKINNISVEIKYVATNIAYEKFLKSFKEKIFLDEDEWLWQKRGDTILHIELRKWADIFIICPLDANTLASISNGICSNLLTCICRCWDFKKTFLVFPCMNTYMYNHPITKKQIDIISSWGIKVIDPIEKVLACGEYGVGALPNVENVISEIMKYLQ, encoded by the exons atgaaaatattaattggCATTAGTGGAAGTATTGCTGCAATTAAGATTTCTGAAATAATCGAAAAACTCCAAGAACattgtaaaataaataatatttctgtCGAGATAAAATACGTCGCAACTAATATTGcttatgaaaaatttttgaaatcttttaaagaaaaaattttcttagaTGAAGACGAATGGTTGTGGCAAAAAAGGGGAGATACTATTTTACATATAGAATTAAGAAAATGGGcagatatttttataatatgtcCTTTGGATGCTAACACTTTAGCTAGTATATCTAATGGGATTTGTTCAAATCTTTTA actTGTATTTGCCGATGTTGggattttaaaaaaacttttttggTTTTTCCATGCATGAatacatatatgtataatcATCCGATtacaaaaaaacaaattgaCATAATTTCTTCATGGGgaataaaa gtAATTGATCCAATAGAAAAAGTATTGGCTTGTGGTGAATATG GTGTTGGAGCTTTACCTAATGTAGAAAATGTCATATCTGAAATAATGAAGTATTTACAATAG
- the aLipDH gene encoding dihydrolipoyl dehydrogenase, apicoplast, putative — protein MFIKKIIKEIISCYLVTLLCISYLFLFKQNEALKSTTYNSLVIPLREGKTNYFGYVNTRNSMLNKEKNSFIKLKNDKKFSSDNKKLNFRNGFNKKLAFKLKENLQNNMNITEKEYDAAIIGCGVGGHAAAINAMERNLKVLIFVGEEKNIGGTCVNVGCIPSKSLLYATNKYRELKNLDKLYNYGIYSNLFLNKGNNEMESNQLVSDSFKMNIDKLKEYTQGVINKLRNGISHGFKNSKFTKNSEHVQVIYDHGEIIDKNTIKSKKSGNKYKVKNIIIATGSAPNIPANVEVDERSVFTSDHAVKLEGLKSYMSIIGMGIIGLEFADIYTALGSEITFFEYSSELLPIIDSDVAKYFEKIFLKTKPVNYHLNTEVKYIKASKNNSPVIIGYSERNENNDKSEVKELYVDSCLVATGRKPNTQNLGLENMKIQMNRGYVSVDEYLRVKKENNDIYDNIFCIGDANGKQMLAHTASYQALKVVDFIENKERNKVNDSAKSNLNKPILYKNIPSVCYTNPELAFIGLTEKEAKQKYPDNVGVEISYYKSNSKILCENNISLHGNKNNSYNKGQYNINDNTSGMVKIIYKQDTKQILGMFIVGNYASVLIHEAVLAINLNLSAYDVSYMVHSHPTVSEVLDSAFKSISKIRTH, from the coding sequence atgtttataaaaaaaataattaaagaaataattagtTGCTATTTAGTTACTTTACTATGCATAAgctatctttttctttttaaacaAAATGAAGCTTTAAAAAGTACAACATATAATAGCTTAGTTATTCCATTAAGAGAAGGGAAAACAAATTACTTCGGATATGTTAATACACGAAATTCTATGTTaaataaagagaaaaatagcttcataaaattaaaaaatgataaaaagttttcttcggataataaaaaattgaactTTAGGAATggttttaataaaaagttagcatttaaattaaaggaaaatttacagaataatatgaatataacTGAAAAAGAGTATGATGCAGCAATTATAGGTTGTGGGGTTGGTGGCCATGCTGCAGCAATAAATGCTATGGAAAGAAATTTAAAAGTTTTGATTTTTGTGggggaagaaaaaaatattggaGGAACTTGTGTTAATGTTGGTTGTATACCAAGTAAATCTTTGTTATATGCAACAAATAAATACAGAGAATTGAAAAACTTGGATAAGTTGTATAATTATGGTATTTATAGTAACTTATTTTTAAACAAAGGAAACAATGAAATGGAAAGTAATCAGTTGGTATCTGATAgttttaaaatgaatatagataaattaaaagaatatacacAAGGAGTTATTAACAAGCTAAGAAATGGAATTTCACACGGgtttaaaaattcaaaatttaCTAAAAATTCTGAACATGTTCAGGTAATTTATGACCATGGTGAAataattgataaaaatactataaaaagtaaaaagagtggaaataaatataaggtaaaaaatattattatagcAACTGGATCAGCCCCCAATATACCTGCAAATGTTGAAGTAGATGAAAGAAGTGTATTTACTAGTGATCATGCAGTAAAATTAGAAGGATTGAAAAGTTATATGAGCATTATTGGAATGGGTATTATTGGCTTAGAGTTTGCAGATATATACACAGCACTAGGTTCGGAAATTACCTTTTTTGAATATTCCTCTGAATTATTGCCAATAATTGATAGTGATGTAGCTAAGTactttgaaaaaatatttttaaaaacaaaaccTGTAAATTATCACTTAAATACAGaagttaaatatataaaagcatctaaaaataatagtCCTGTTATCATAGGATACTCAGAACGAAATGAAAACAATGACAAATCAGAAGTTAAGGAACTCTATGTTGATAGCTGTTTGGTTGCAACGGGGAGAAAACCAAATACGCAAAATTTGGGTTTAGAAAACATGAAAATACAAATGAACAGAGGCTATGTTTCAGTAGATGAATATTTAAgagtaaaaaaagaaaataatgatatttaTGACAATATATTTTGCATAGGAGATGCCAATGGAAAACAAATGTTAGCGCATACAGCATCTTATCAAGCATTAAAAGTAGTTgattttattgaaaataaagaaagaaataaGGTAAATGATTCTGCAAAgagtaatttaaataaacctatattatacaaaaatataccATCTGTGTGTTATACAAATCCTGAATTAGCCTTTATTGGTTTAACAGAAAAGGAAGCAAAACAAAAATACCCTGATAATGTTGGAGTAGAAATTTCTTATTATAAATCTaattcaaaaattttatgcgaaaataatatttctttacatggtaataaaaacaattcaTATAATAAAGGACAATATAACATTAATGATAACACAAGTGGTATggttaaaataatttataaacaaGATACAAAACAAATTTTAGGCATGTTTATAGTTGGTAATTATGCTTCTGTTTTAATTCATGAAGCTGTATTAgcaattaatttaaatttatcagCATATGATGTATCATATATGGTTCATTCTCATCCAACAGTCAGTGAAGTTTTAGATAGTGCTTTTAAAtctatttcaaaaataagaACTCATTAA